The genomic stretch TTTCTACCGGATACATTATCCTTTGATTTCGAACCCGCAGGATAGCAGTATTATAGCATTGCATGACTGGAAGCGGATCAGCAATGATTTGTCGCTGGTGCAGTTTCCGTTCCCTAAAAATCAAAGTCAATTCCTTCGTGAGGGCATTACTGATGAATGGATCACGGGTACGGATCTTTTAGGGAAACAGCATTTGCACAATATATTCGGACATGTGGAATATCGCAACAAAACACGCAATCAGAAATGGGACATGCGGTTGTATGGTGCACTTTATCTGGCAGGAGATTATTTTGGCAATTATCATGCGCTGGCATCCTTGAGCAGATATGTAAGCCGGAAACTGGGATATGTGGAATTACATGCAGAAAATATAAACCGAACACCTTCAGCAGTTTATCAACGTTTTGTGTCGAACAGGTTTGCTCTCATCAATCCCGGGCTGAACAAGGAAAATATTACGTTGTTGCAGGCTGCAGCAGTGAATCCGGCGTTGCGTTATGCGCTGGATGTTAAATATTATCTGTTCACCAACTTTACTTACCTGAAAAATTTTTATCAAAGCGATCAGTATCATTCGCCGTTTACCTTACTGCAGGTGCATTTTCAGAAAGATTTCCGTGTGAATCATTTTCATCTGCATGCGGATGCGGCCTATCAGCAGATTACCGGGAATCCTCCGCTAGCCTTGCCCCTGGTGTGGACCTGGGAACGGCTGACCTATGAAAACTATTTATTCAATTATCATCTGCAGATATGCACAGGTATTGAAATAAAATACAATACACCTTTTGATGAACCGGATTATTCGCCGCTGACCGGACAATTTGTTTATCAAAACCAGCAACGCATCAGCAACTCGCCGGAAATAGCCGCAATGCTGCATTTCAGGATTCGTTCGTTTGTGGGTTACATTCGTGCAGAAAGGTTAAATTATTTTATCTTTAATCCCAATTTCGCTGCTCCGCATTATCCTTATCCCGATTTTGGCATGCGGATCGGCGTGAAATGGGGGTTAATCAACTGAGCAATGGCTAATACAGTGTTATATATTAAAAACATGGTTTGTGACAGATGTGTGAAAGTGGTAACACAGGTCTTGCAGCAGCTTCATCTGCCCGTAGTTTCGGTGAGCCTGGGTAATGCTGTGATCCAAAGGGAACTTACGATGGAAGAAAAAGATCAGTTAAATAAATTATTGCAACAGGAAGGGTTTGCACTTATTGAAGATAAAAAAATCCGTCTGCTGGAAGCCATCAAACATGCAGCCATAGACTGGGTGCAGCATGGCAAAATGAAAACAATGCCTGTAAATTTTTCCACTTTTCTGAGTGAAACCCTGCAAAAAGATTATCATTATCTCAGCAACCTGTTTTCCGAACATGAAAACATTACCATTGAACAGTATGTCATGTTGCAAAAAATTGAAAAGGTAAAGGAATTGCTTTCCTATGGTGAAATGTCGCTCAGCGAAATTGCAGAAGAGCTGGGCTACAGCAGCGTGGCACATTTATCGGGACAGTTCAAGCGGATGACCGGATTTACACCCACGCAGTTTCGCAAACTGAAGGATCATCATCGCAAATCTCTGGATCGGGTAGAAGAATAATTTCAGAAACATTCAAATCTTCTTTGATGCGCAGTTGGAGTATATCTGTATTTTTCATCTTGCATCTCTGCATCTGCCAGGTTTATGCGCAGGTAGAAATTCGTCCCACTTACCGTGAACCTTACCGGCCCGTGTATCATTTTACACCTCCGGTAAACTGGACCAATGATCCGAATGGGCTGGTATTTGCAAATGGGTTGTATCATTTGTTTTATCAATACAATCCTGATGGCATGGAATGGGGCCACATGAGCTGGGGGCATGCTGTAAGCAAAGATCTGGTGCACTGGCAAAACTGGCCGGTGGCAATTCCTGAAGGTCCGGAAGGCATGATATTTTCCGGATCAGCCGTGCTGGATAGTTTCAATACATCCGGATTGGGCTCTGCGTCTCATCCTCCGCTGGTGGCTGTTTACACTTCCCATTATATTCCAGATCCTTTGCATCCTGAACAATATACCCAATCACAGCATATCGCCTATAGCCTTGACGGAGGTCATACCTGGAAAAAATATGCGCATAATCCGGTGCTGGACTTGCATATGCGCGATTTCCGGGATCCCAAGGTTTTCTGGTATGCACCGGACAGCCAGTGGGTGATGGTGGTTTCATTTCCCGTACAGCATCAGGTGCAGTTTTTTCGTTCTGCGGATCTGATTCACTGGCAGCACACCGGATCCTTTGGTCCGGCAGGCGATACCAGCAACGTCTGGGAATGCCCTGATTTATTTCCCCTGCAGGTAAGAGATGCCTCCGGTAAACCCACAGGCCGCACGAAATGGGTATTGATGATTTCGGTGCAATATGATGTACAATATTTCATGGGTACATTCAATGGTAAAACGTTTGTGGCTGATGAGCCTGCAGATCGCATCCGGAAAGTTGATGAAGGCACGGATTTTTACGCAGCCACCACCTACAATGATATACCCGCTTCAGATGGCCGGCGCATCTGCATCGCCTGGATGGATAACTGGGCTTATGCTGCCCGTATTCCTACCTTTCCCTGGCGGGGATTTATGACCGTACCGCGGGTATTCACGCTTCGGGAAGATGAGGAGGACAAGCCCGAGCTCTATCAATATCCTGTGGAAGAAATCGGACAGCTGGCCGTTGATTCCATGCAGATCAGAAATCGCCTTGTGGATGAAGCACACGAGCTACAGATTCGCTTGCCAGGCAAACAGCATACCGATTATCCGTTTACAGTCGGGAAGCTTTCCCTCCGGCTCAGCCAGATAAAAGGAACGATGAGGCTGGCAATAGCTCAGCACGGTGATTCGGCTATCTGGGTGAATTATGATGCAACTACAGGAGAGCTGCAGATTGACAGAAGACGCAGCGGAAAAACAGATTTTGATCCACATTTTCCGGCCATCATCAGCATGCAGCTCAGGCCTGCTCAGCAGCTGCGTCTGGATGTGTATCTGGATAAAAGCAGTGCGGAATTTTTTATAAACGGAGGGCAAAAAGCTGCGACCTTGTTATTTTTTCCTCATCCTGATCAGACGGGTATTTCCCTGCAGGCTGTGCATGGAAGCTATCGAGTTGATGAGCTGAAGCTGACCCGATACCCACAAACTGCTTATCTTGTTCAGCGAAAATTTATTGCAAATGCAAGCTATCTGGGGCATTGATCTGGGAGGCACCAAAATTGAAGGTGTTGTATTGCCGGCCGACTGGCAGCGGGATCTGGAAAATTGGAAGCCCATAGCCCGTTTGCGTATTGATACGGAAGCCAGCCAGGGTTATATGCATATCCTGCATCAGATCCGCAAACTGCTGGATAGGCTGCAGCAGGAAACAGGACTGAAGCCGACACGGCTTGGCATAGGCACTCCGGGTACGCTCGATCCGGTAACAGGGCTGATGAAAAACAGCAACACGGTATGTCTGAACGGACAGCCTTTGAAAAAAGATCTGGAAGGCTTGCTGCAGATTCCTGTAACCATGGCCAATGATGCCAATTGCTTTGCTCTTGCTGAAAGCCGCCTGGGACGCGTAGCGCAGGAAAAACTGCATCCTGAAGTGGTGTTTGGTGTCATCATGGGTACGGGCGTAGGCGGCGGGCTGGTGGTGCGCAATCAGCTGATCAATGGTGCACAGGGTATCGCCGGCGAATGGGGACATAATTTTCTCGATGAATCCGGTGGCCCCTGTTATTGCGGAAAAAAGGGCTGTGTGGAAACCGTGATTTCAGGCCCGGCATTGGAACGGTATTATGCATCATTAACCGGTGAACAGGTAAAGCTGAAAACCATTGTACAACGTTTCCATCAGCAGGAAATAGCCGCCATTCAGACCATCGAACGCCTGCTGGAAAACTTTGGCAAAGCCCTTTCCGTGGTCATCAATATTGTAGATCCGGATGTAATTGTCCTTGGCGGTGGTTTGGCCAATATTGATCTGCTTTACACTGAAGGTCTTCAACGCATCCGCAAATACGTATTCAATAACAGGCTGGATACCCGTGTTTATCCGCCCGCCCTGGGCGATAGTGCGGGCGTGTTCGGCGCAGCTATGCTGGTAAGTGAATAAAGGATTTCATCCAAGCGATGGTTGCATTCAGCTGTTCCCGCATCATTATTTTTTCCAAAAATTATCTTTCATATTTGCATCCATAAAAATACCGGGATCAATTTCCAGGCTTTGAATCGGTTCAGAACCGTTCAGCCTGATGGTATAGGTTTCCGGATTCTGCAACCAAATAGCAGGTGTATAGTGTATGCGCTGCTGGCGATGAACATATTTCACTACCAAATCAAACGGCATCATAAATCCACCTATGTTTTTGATGGTAATCCAATAACTATTCCCTGAATGCCTGACCTGGTCAATAGCCAGATCATCATATCCGTTAGAGAAAAACCAGCTTTTCCAGAACGGATTCAGATTTTTTCCTGAAACATCATTGAAAGTATAGAAGAAATCCCATGGGATGGGATGTTTACCATGCCAACGCTGCATATAGGCGTGAAGGCAGCGACGGAACAGGGAATCGCCCAGTAAATCCCGCAATGCAATATAAGCCAGAGAAGGTTTGCCATAGGCATTATTTCCGTAAGCAACACCTCTCACTACGTTGGAAGGTGTGATGATGGGCAAATCTTCTTCCTGTGAAGGATCGTGAATCCAGCGCGTGATACGAAATTGTTTGTAAAAACTATCGGCAGCGGCTTTTCCACGCTCTGCTTCTCCGATCCAGTATTCCAATGTGGTAGCCCATCCTTCGTCCATAAATGCATAGCGGCTTTCATTGGTACCCATATAAAACGGGAAATACGTATGCCCGATTTCATGATTTTCCACCAGCTGGGAAAAATAGAGATTAGGCGTGGTAGCATCATTTACCATCATAGGATATTCCATATCAGCATAACCCTGCACCACCGTCATTTTGGGATAAGGATAAGGAACGCCGGGCCAGTTGTGGGAATACCACGACAGCGTATATTGGCCAATCTGAACGGCACGATGAAAATCAGTTGCTGTATCATTGTAGGCTGCTTGTACGCTCACTCTTCGCATCGATGGGGAGTCAACCACCACGCTACCTGCGTCCCAGACATAATGATCGCTGATGGCTACAGTCACATCGCTTACATAGTGAGCTTCCCATTGCCATACATTCCACTCATGATCGGCTGTAACCCTGTGTTGCAGCATATCTTCAAGGGTAGCCACATGAACCACATTATCTGAATGATCGGCTTGTTTCAATCGCTCTGCAATTTCAGGCTGTAACACCCCATCGGGATTCAGCAATACACCGGTAGCCCATACCACAAAGTTTCTCGGCACTTTTACTTGCAGGCGATAATCGTTGAAATCATTGTAAAATTCCTGATAACCGGTAAAATCAAGCCTGTCCCAGCCGTTGTAGTCGTCGTACACCGAGACACGCGGATAGAAATAAGCCAGATAAAAAGTGGTGGAATCAATCACGCCTTCCCGGCCATGGCTGCGTGCCAGGGTAAAATGCCAATCGATGGTCAGCTGCAGGCTGTCGTGCGGAAACAAAGGCTGTGGCAAAACCAGGTTCTGCCAGGTAAAATGAAAACGCGGATTATCGAAAACAACTGGTTCACCATTTACCTGTACCTGATCCACTACTATACCATCGGTAAACCAGTTGCTGTCCACATCCATATAGCGAAGTGCTTCCGGTTTATGAACATTCAGAACCAGGCGCATGACCAGATATTTCAGCGTATCCTGACTATTGTTGTAGTACGTAATGGTTTCATGACCCGTAATTTCCCGTGATGGTGGCTGCACAATGATAGTCAGATTGTATTTTCCTCTGTTTTGCCAGTAGTTTGGACCCGGCATACCATTCAGCGAGCGTGTGCCTTTTTCTACAGCCTGTTTCACATTACGAGGCATGTAAAGCTGTTGTGCAGGCAGGCGAAAGGAAATCACAATAAGCAGGCAGAAAGAAAAATATAGTGTAACACGCATAACCAAAGATTAAGATTTGAAAAATATGCAACGAAAATACAACGCCCGCTATGAAAAACAAAGTTATCGGGTATTTACCGACACATGACGTGCATTCACCGAATAAAGGTTTGAACATTGCTATTTCCGGAAGTATCTTCGCATACAATTTTGATCAAGCGTATTTGCGATGCCGTCTTCTGTTGCTCAACAAGCCTTGCCTCATCAATCAGCTTCATCGGGCATGTATCGGTTGATGAAACCCTATGCGGGTTTGATGCTGTTGCTCATGCTGATGACTTTGCTCAGCAATGGCATTAACCTATGGATTCCGCAGATTATTGCGCATGGCATTGATGATTATACAGCCGGCCATCTTGTTTTTCGGGTATTGATTGAAAAATTTCTGCTGGCCGTTTTGCTGATTTTTTTGTTTTCCTATCTGCAGAGTATGCTGCAGACCTATGCTTCCGAAAAGGTTGCAAAGGCTTTGCGAAGCCAGCTTTCTGAAAAAATCTCCAAGCAGAGTTACCTGTATCTGGAACGCGTAGGACCAGCCAGGCTGCTTACACACCTCACTTCCGATGTGGATGCCGTGAAAACATTTATTTCACAGGCAGTGGTTTCTATCCTTTCTTCTGTAATCATTATTGTGGGTGCCAGCATCCTGCTGATCAGCATCAACTGGAAACTGGCCGTGGTTGTGCTGTTGATGATACCCATCATCGGAGGTGTATTTTTTCAGGTGATGAAAAAAGTCAGGCCCTTGTTTCGGAAATCACAGGAAGTTATTGACTGGTTAAACCGGGTCATCAGCGAAAACATTATGGGTGCTGCCCTGATTCGGGTATTGCATGCCGAACAGCCGGAAAATGAAAAATTCATGGAAGTCAGCGATCGTGCACGCGCTTTGGGCATTGCCATTATGAAGCGATTTGCCGTGCTGATTCCGGTTATTTCTCTGGCATCCAACTTGGCTATCCTTGCTGTGCTGGTGATGGGCGGACATTTTGTAATTACCGGTCATATGTCCCTGGGCGATTTTGCAGCATTCAACAGTTATATTTCCATGCTGGTATTTCCCATTCTGTTGATTGGTTTCATGAGCAATGTCATTGCCCGTGCCAGTGCATCCTACCAAAGAATCCAGCATGTGCTGGATGCGCCGGATCCCGCACCAGCAGGCACCATTCGTGACACCCTGAAAGGCAATATAGAAGTCAGGCATGTTTCATTGAGCTATCAGGGAAAACCAGTTTTGAAAGATATTTCTTTTTCCATTGCTGCAGGGAGCCGTACGGCCATCATCGGACCTACAGCGGCAGGAAAGACACAATTGCTGTATCTGTTGGTAGGATTAGTACAACCCGATGAAGGAGAGATTTTGTTTGATGGAAAACCCATCCGGGATTATGACCCAGATGTATGGTATAGCCAGATCGGAATGGTATTTCAGGATAGCATTGTGTTCCACATGAGTTTGCGTGAAAATATTGCTTTCCATCCCAAGGTTACGGAAGCCGATATTCAAAAAGCGCTTGCTGCTGCAGAACTGCATGAATTTGTTGCACAGCTCCCCGATGGACTTGATACCATCGTTTCAGAACGAGGCACCAGTTTGTCAGGCGGACAGAAACAGAGATTAATGCTGGCCCGTGCATTGGCATTGCAGCCGCGCATCTTGCTGCTGGATGAATTTACAGCAAGAGTGGATGTGCAAACCGA from Thermoflavifilum aggregans encodes the following:
- a CDS encoding ABC transporter ATP-binding protein, with product MPSSVAQQALPHQSASSGMYRLMKPYAGLMLLLMLMTLLSNGINLWIPQIIAHGIDDYTAGHLVFRVLIEKFLLAVLLIFLFSYLQSMLQTYASEKVAKALRSQLSEKISKQSYLYLERVGPARLLTHLTSDVDAVKTFISQAVVSILSSVIIIVGASILLISINWKLAVVVLLMIPIIGGVFFQVMKKVRPLFRKSQEVIDWLNRVISENIMGAALIRVLHAEQPENEKFMEVSDRARALGIAIMKRFAVLIPVISLASNLAILAVLVMGGHFVITGHMSLGDFAAFNSYISMLVFPILLIGFMSNVIARASASYQRIQHVLDAPDPAPAGTIRDTLKGNIEVRHVSLSYQGKPVLKDISFSIAAGSRTAIIGPTAAGKTQLLYLLVGLVQPDEGEILFDGKPIRDYDPDVWYSQIGMVFQDSIVFHMSLRENIAFHPKVTEADIQKALAAAELHEFVAQLPDGLDTIVSERGTSLSGGQKQRLMLARALALQPRILLLDEFTARVDVQTERKIMHNLQQHYPDITLISVTQSIEPVKDYDQIILLMEGELIAAGTHETLMHSCPEYVQIYSSQRSTSHYAVQSV
- a CDS encoding ROK family protein encodes the protein MQAIWGIDLGGTKIEGVVLPADWQRDLENWKPIARLRIDTEASQGYMHILHQIRKLLDRLQQETGLKPTRLGIGTPGTLDPVTGLMKNSNTVCLNGQPLKKDLEGLLQIPVTMANDANCFALAESRLGRVAQEKLHPEVVFGVIMGTGVGGGLVVRNQLINGAQGIAGEWGHNFLDESGGPCYCGKKGCVETVISGPALERYYASLTGEQVKLKTIVQRFHQQEIAAIQTIERLLENFGKALSVVINIVDPDVIVLGGGLANIDLLYTEGLQRIRKYVFNNRLDTRVYPPALGDSAGVFGAAMLVSE
- a CDS encoding M1 family metallopeptidase, which produces MRVTLYFSFCLLIVISFRLPAQQLYMPRNVKQAVEKGTRSLNGMPGPNYWQNRGKYNLTIIVQPPSREITGHETITYYNNSQDTLKYLVMRLVLNVHKPEALRYMDVDSNWFTDGIVVDQVQVNGEPVVFDNPRFHFTWQNLVLPQPLFPHDSLQLTIDWHFTLARSHGREGVIDSTTFYLAYFYPRVSVYDDYNGWDRLDFTGYQEFYNDFNDYRLQVKVPRNFVVWATGVLLNPDGVLQPEIAERLKQADHSDNVVHVATLEDMLQHRVTADHEWNVWQWEAHYVSDVTVAISDHYVWDAGSVVVDSPSMRRVSVQAAYNDTATDFHRAVQIGQYTLSWYSHNWPGVPYPYPKMTVVQGYADMEYPMMVNDATTPNLYFSQLVENHEIGHTYFPFYMGTNESRYAFMDEGWATTLEYWIGEAERGKAAADSFYKQFRITRWIHDPSQEEDLPIITPSNVVRGVAYGNNAYGKPSLAYIALRDLLGDSLFRRCLHAYMQRWHGKHPIPWDFFYTFNDVSGKNLNPFWKSWFFSNGYDDLAIDQVRHSGNSYWITIKNIGGFMMPFDLVVKYVHRQQRIHYTPAIWLQNPETYTIRLNGSEPIQSLEIDPGIFMDANMKDNFWKK
- a CDS encoding glycoside hydrolase family 32 protein, with the protein product MRSWSISVFFILHLCICQVYAQVEIRPTYREPYRPVYHFTPPVNWTNDPNGLVFANGLYHLFYQYNPDGMEWGHMSWGHAVSKDLVHWQNWPVAIPEGPEGMIFSGSAVLDSFNTSGLGSASHPPLVAVYTSHYIPDPLHPEQYTQSQHIAYSLDGGHTWKKYAHNPVLDLHMRDFRDPKVFWYAPDSQWVMVVSFPVQHQVQFFRSADLIHWQHTGSFGPAGDTSNVWECPDLFPLQVRDASGKPTGRTKWVLMISVQYDVQYFMGTFNGKTFVADEPADRIRKVDEGTDFYAATTYNDIPASDGRRICIAWMDNWAYAARIPTFPWRGFMTVPRVFTLREDEEDKPELYQYPVEEIGQLAVDSMQIRNRLVDEAHELQIRLPGKQHTDYPFTVGKLSLRLSQIKGTMRLAIAQHGDSAIWVNYDATTGELQIDRRRSGKTDFDPHFPAIISMQLRPAQQLRLDVYLDKSSAEFFINGGQKAATLLFFPHPDQTGISLQAVHGSYRVDELKLTRYPQTAYLVQRKFIANASYLGH
- a CDS encoding helix-turn-helix domain-containing protein, which gives rise to MVCDRCVKVVTQVLQQLHLPVVSVSLGNAVIQRELTMEEKDQLNKLLQQEGFALIEDKKIRLLEAIKHAAIDWVQHGKMKTMPVNFSTFLSETLQKDYHYLSNLFSEHENITIEQYVMLQKIEKVKELLSYGEMSLSEIAEELGYSSVAHLSGQFKRMTGFTPTQFRKLKDHHRKSLDRVEE
- a CDS encoding putative porin, with the translated sequence MPHRRIKRLVKTGCILLLIICGYVHVYAQLPRIGAMGAMGRSTTGGSDSFHLEHRVNDTILLSYHYLNDVVPHHLDSSINNFYKYFPLRSSDAYLGNIGNPGYDLIFHPLMKAGWDAGFHALDLYRFPIDSVRFYQTTGPYTELRYLVGPKQEQVIDVFHTQNHKRNFNISGHYRKINSPGYFRNQNTNDDNYAITARFDSRKQRYHAYAALIGNNEQTGENGGIVNDADLKDPIHSDRQTIATFLGGNNASSGFSFFTSSIPVKTEYKEKDFLFSHEYDWGRGDSVKINDTTVIYRFYPIFRIQHTFLSEHLTEQYRDTIVQNDTLDAYFYRIHYPLISNPQDSSIIALHDWKRISNDLSLVQFPFPKNQSQFLREGITDEWITGTDLLGKQHLHNIFGHVEYRNKTRNQKWDMRLYGALYLAGDYFGNYHALASLSRYVSRKLGYVELHAENINRTPSAVYQRFVSNRFALINPGLNKENITLLQAAAVNPALRYALDVKYYLFTNFTYLKNFYQSDQYHSPFTLLQVHFQKDFRVNHFHLHADAAYQQITGNPPLALPLVWTWERLTYENYLFNYHLQICTGIEIKYNTPFDEPDYSPLTGQFVYQNQQRISNSPEIAAMLHFRIRSFVGYIRAERLNYFIFNPNFAAPHYPYPDFGMRIGVKWGLIN